In Paraburkholderia aromaticivorans, a single window of DNA contains:
- a CDS encoding alpha/beta fold hydrolase: MNRLFKRYLTSVLLLGSVFSLHAADAAAPQDLKGTNVVLVHGAFADGSSWDKVIPLLEARGLHVLSVQNPLSSLADDTAATRRAIEQQTGPVVLVGHSWGGFVITQAGDDAKVKALVYVAALVPDSGASVNDMMKGQPAPAWAGELRKDSANFLTLSTDAVVNDFAQDLPPAQARILATTQGPWFAGCLDDKVSVAAWHTKPSWFVVANQDRMIDPRAEEAMARAIGATTIHVDSSHVAMLSHPKAVADAIIAAASKVVVSK; encoded by the coding sequence ATGAATCGTCTGTTCAAGAGATATCTGACATCCGTGCTCCTGCTTGGTAGCGTGTTCTCGCTGCACGCGGCCGATGCTGCCGCGCCACAGGACCTGAAAGGAACGAATGTCGTCCTTGTGCATGGCGCGTTCGCTGATGGATCAAGCTGGGATAAGGTGATCCCGCTTCTAGAGGCACGTGGTCTTCACGTGCTGTCGGTTCAGAATCCGCTCAGCTCGCTGGCGGATGATACGGCGGCGACGAGGCGAGCAATAGAACAGCAAACTGGCCCCGTCGTTCTCGTAGGCCATTCGTGGGGCGGCTTCGTCATCACGCAGGCTGGCGACGATGCCAAAGTCAAGGCGCTTGTGTATGTCGCCGCTCTCGTGCCAGACAGCGGCGCATCGGTCAACGACATGATGAAAGGCCAGCCCGCCCCGGCTTGGGCAGGGGAACTGAGGAAAGACTCCGCCAACTTCCTGACGTTGTCCACCGACGCGGTGGTCAATGACTTTGCCCAGGATCTGCCGCCGGCGCAAGCGCGTATTCTCGCTACGACGCAAGGACCGTGGTTCGCGGGCTGTCTGGACGACAAGGTGAGTGTCGCTGCGTGGCACACGAAGCCGTCCTGGTTTGTGGTCGCCAACCAGGATCGCATGATCGATCCGCGCGCAGAGGAAGCAATGGCAAGGGCGATCGGCGCAACGACGATTCATGTTGATTCGAGTCACGTCGCCATGCTGAGTCACCCGAAGGCGGTTGCGGACGCGATTATCGCGGCGGCAAGCAAGGTGGTTGTGTCGAAATAA
- a CDS encoding SDR family NAD(P)-dependent oxidoreductase: protein MTQKQSKGTAVVTGASSGIGAVYADRLAKRGYDMVLVARNEHRLQALATRLRADTGCAVRVAKADLTDKSDLARIEALLKDDATISLLVNNAGFGSVTPLLASDVDTMKSMIDLNVTAPTRLAYAAVPAMVKRGGGTVINISSVVAIGPEVLNGVYGASKAFVLALTQSMQHELADKGIRVQAVLPGATDTEGWDIAGMPKGQRPPSWIMPAEDMVDAALAGFDAGEVVTIPPLQDGDDWTRYEAGRNELRQRFAHSRPGPRYLT from the coding sequence ATGACTCAGAAGCAGTCCAAGGGCACGGCCGTTGTTACCGGTGCATCATCCGGTATCGGCGCCGTGTATGCCGATCGCCTGGCCAAACGCGGATACGACATGGTGCTCGTTGCTCGCAACGAGCACCGCTTGCAGGCACTGGCGACTCGTCTTCGCGCAGACACAGGGTGTGCAGTGCGGGTCGCGAAGGCAGACCTCACCGACAAATCCGACCTCGCCCGGATAGAGGCGCTGCTGAAGGACGACGCGACGATCTCCCTCCTCGTGAACAACGCCGGGTTCGGCTCGGTGACGCCGCTACTGGCCAGCGACGTCGACACGATGAAGTCGATGATCGACCTCAACGTGACGGCGCCGACGCGCCTGGCCTATGCGGCCGTTCCCGCCATGGTCAAACGCGGCGGCGGCACCGTGATCAATATCTCCTCGGTCGTCGCCATCGGCCCGGAGGTCCTCAACGGCGTCTACGGCGCGAGCAAGGCATTTGTCCTTGCCTTGACCCAGTCGATGCAGCACGAACTCGCCGACAAAGGCATCCGCGTGCAGGCTGTGCTGCCTGGTGCAACCGATACCGAAGGTTGGGATATCGCGGGAATGCCTAAGGGGCAGCGTCCGCCGAGCTGGATCATGCCGGCGGAAGACATGGTCGACGCCGCTCTGGCCGGCTTCGACGCCGGTGAAGTGGTGACTATCCCCCCACTCCAGGACGGTGATGACTGGACACGCTACGAGGCCGGCCGCAATGAACTCAGGCAGCGCTTTGCGCATTCCAGGCCCGGTCCGCGCTACCTCACCTGA
- a CDS encoding GlxA family transcriptional regulator — MKTVALLMFPGFEILDLAVIAAFELANKELGYESYRQVQLSEAGGPVPSYSGATVDSRKFRNAAFDTLLVLGSIKAPTSTPKMRSFLQRAERACRRVGSICTGAFILAEAGVLDGRRATTHWSAAQELQRQHPAVKVLPDRIFTNDGGVWTSAGMTACIDLALAMVEEDHGEEVAKAVAKKLVVYHRRTSGQSQFSALLELQPRSDRIQKALSFARANLHQDLSVEVIADVAHVSPRQLSRIFRIETGQSPAQAVEKLRVDAARSLVDAGELSLTVIARETGFGDTERMRRAFVRTLGQPPQTIRRVARLQAA; from the coding sequence ATGAAGACCGTAGCCTTGTTGATGTTCCCGGGGTTCGAGATCCTCGACCTTGCCGTCATTGCCGCGTTCGAGTTGGCGAACAAGGAACTAGGGTATGAGTCCTACCGGCAAGTCCAGCTGTCTGAAGCCGGGGGGCCGGTTCCAAGCTACTCGGGCGCGACGGTGGATTCGCGCAAGTTCCGGAATGCGGCGTTCGATACGCTGCTCGTCCTCGGCTCTATCAAGGCCCCAACTTCCACACCGAAAATGAGGTCGTTCCTGCAGCGCGCCGAGCGGGCTTGCAGGCGAGTGGGCAGCATCTGCACCGGTGCTTTCATTCTCGCGGAAGCTGGCGTCCTCGATGGCCGCCGCGCAACTACCCACTGGTCCGCGGCTCAGGAGCTTCAACGGCAACACCCGGCCGTGAAGGTTCTGCCAGACCGGATCTTCACGAACGACGGCGGAGTGTGGACCTCGGCTGGCATGACCGCGTGCATCGACCTGGCATTGGCCATGGTCGAGGAAGACCACGGAGAGGAAGTGGCCAAGGCCGTGGCGAAGAAGCTGGTGGTGTACCACCGGCGTACCAGTGGCCAGTCCCAGTTCTCAGCGCTGCTGGAGCTTCAGCCCAGGTCAGACCGCATACAGAAGGCGCTTTCTTTCGCCAGGGCCAACCTTCACCAAGATCTTTCGGTGGAAGTCATTGCTGACGTCGCGCACGTGAGCCCAAGACAACTGAGCCGAATCTTCAGGATTGAGACCGGACAGTCCCCTGCGCAGGCGGTGGAGAAGCTACGCGTCGATGCCGCCCGAAGCCTCGTCGACGCCGGGGAACTCTCGCTTACAGTGATCGCCCGGGAGACCGGTTTCGGCGACACCGAAAGGATGCGCAGAGCGTTCGTCAGAACGCTGGGCCAACCCCCGCAAACCATCCGCCGGGTTGCCAGGCTGCAAGCTGCCTAG
- a CDS encoding tautomerase family protein yields MPVFHAHIPKGRFTREQKIAMGNALNMSLVEALGIPKGDRFIMISEHGDDELFIDPTFMEMERTRNAMIVTVMLGAHRPASDKTALMAAITRLLEQDVGVSPDDVFIALAPVPNENFSFGRGVAQLADVAPRW; encoded by the coding sequence ATGCCGGTATTTCACGCACACATTCCCAAAGGGCGCTTCACGCGCGAACAGAAGATCGCGATGGGTAACGCACTCAACATGTCGCTGGTTGAAGCGCTGGGCATTCCCAAAGGAGACCGTTTCATCATGATCAGCGAGCACGGTGACGATGAACTGTTCATCGATCCCACGTTCATGGAGATGGAACGAACAAGAAATGCAATGATCGTGACGGTTATGCTAGGCGCGCATCGACCCGCATCCGACAAAACAGCGTTGATGGCGGCCATCACGCGTCTGCTGGAGCAGGACGTCGGCGTGTCGCCCGACGACGTCTTTATCGCGCTCGCGCCAGTGCCGAACGAGAATTTCTCGTTCGGTCGTGGCGTCGCGCAATTGGCCGATGTCGCGCCAAGGTGGTAG
- a CDS encoding alpha/beta hydrolase, whose protein sequence is MVSRTEVEFAGEGGVTLRGWLFAPATTEHCAAISMCHGFAAVKEHGLERFATAFADAGFFVLVHDHRNFGSSDGTPRQDIDPWAQIADWRRAISYLESRPEVDPPRIGIWGSSFSGGHALVLAATDRRVKCVVSQVPTISGFEQVRRRVAPDVMPAYLATLTEDLREQHRGHAPRVQAVVSADAGVPAAYRAPEAIAFYSQPLAGASWENRVTLRSSFAASMYEPGVWIGRISPTPLLMVIANDDRVTMTDLELEAFERALEPKRLVLMPGNHFDPYDAAFDLSSGAAVDWFTLHLGGGDAAGRKQI, encoded by the coding sequence ATGGTCAGCAGGACTGAAGTAGAGTTCGCGGGAGAAGGCGGCGTCACATTGCGTGGCTGGCTGTTTGCGCCCGCCACGACGGAGCATTGCGCAGCGATATCGATGTGCCACGGATTCGCCGCTGTCAAGGAACATGGCCTTGAACGTTTCGCGACTGCTTTTGCGGATGCCGGCTTTTTTGTCCTCGTTCACGACCATCGAAATTTTGGATCCAGCGACGGCACACCGCGCCAGGACATCGATCCGTGGGCGCAGATCGCCGATTGGCGCAGAGCCATCAGCTATCTAGAGAGCAGGCCTGAAGTGGACCCCCCGCGCATCGGCATCTGGGGCAGCAGTTTCAGCGGCGGACACGCACTGGTGCTGGCCGCAACGGACCGTCGGGTCAAATGCGTCGTTTCGCAGGTTCCAACCATCAGTGGCTTCGAGCAGGTTCGCCGCCGCGTCGCGCCCGACGTGATGCCCGCCTATCTTGCCACCTTGACAGAGGATCTGCGTGAGCAGCATCGCGGTCACGCGCCGCGCGTTCAGGCCGTCGTCAGCGCAGACGCGGGCGTGCCTGCCGCCTATCGGGCGCCTGAAGCGATCGCCTTCTATTCGCAGCCGCTGGCCGGTGCATCGTGGGAAAACCGTGTCACGCTGCGGTCGTCGTTTGCCGCGAGCATGTACGAGCCAGGCGTATGGATAGGCCGCATTTCGCCGACGCCGCTTCTGATGGTCATTGCGAACGACGATCGCGTCACCATGACCGATCTCGAACTCGAAGCTTTCGAGCGCGCGCTCGAACCCAAACGGCTCGTGTTGATGCCGGGCAATCACTTCGATCCGTACGACGCGGCATTCGATCTATCGAGCGGCGCTGCCGTGGACTGGTTCACGCTGCATCTGGGCGGTGGCGATGCGGCCGGGCGCAAACAGATTTGA
- a CDS encoding alpha/beta fold hydrolase, producing the protein MTNDADQPQYDALIFIHGFLDNHTVWNDLIEVLAPSSVPVIARDLRGAGHRRNEDDACTLMQAVVDIVQVFDDMRLSRVALVGHSMGAQIAELVASERAAQVASLTLITPTPLRGNMLPVEVRDLLRESGDLPAVQREIRVSFSTHLNGDQLNSLTAPHVLMNKATVRQYYDAFTLGDPRGNEPCAFRGPTMVIGAQGDPVIPIEQIADECRERFPAASLRIVAHSGHWPHLEQPAQTARLIARHLGLAPLKPANTVRASPRDRVSASDESR; encoded by the coding sequence ATGACGAATGATGCGGATCAGCCGCAGTACGACGCGCTCATCTTCATTCATGGGTTCCTCGACAATCACACGGTCTGGAACGACCTGATCGAGGTACTTGCGCCCTCTTCGGTACCTGTGATCGCGCGAGATCTTCGCGGCGCAGGGCATCGTCGCAATGAAGACGACGCATGCACTCTGATGCAAGCGGTCGTAGATATCGTGCAAGTCTTCGACGACATGCGGCTGTCGCGGGTGGCGCTGGTCGGACACAGCATGGGCGCGCAGATCGCGGAGCTCGTCGCCAGTGAGCGCGCCGCGCAAGTCGCTTCGTTGACGCTGATCACGCCTACACCTTTGCGCGGAAACATGTTGCCGGTTGAAGTGCGCGATCTGCTGCGAGAGAGCGGCGACCTTCCCGCCGTCCAACGCGAGATTCGCGTTTCATTCTCGACCCATCTGAACGGCGATCAACTTAATTCGTTGACGGCGCCCCACGTATTGATGAACAAGGCCACCGTTCGCCAGTATTACGACGCCTTCACGCTCGGCGATCCGCGTGGCAATGAACCGTGCGCGTTCCGTGGCCCGACCATGGTTATCGGCGCCCAAGGCGACCCTGTGATCCCGATCGAGCAGATCGCCGACGAATGCCGCGAGCGCTTCCCAGCCGCGAGTCTTCGCATCGTCGCTCACTCCGGTCACTGGCCGCATCTTGAGCAACCTGCGCAAACGGCGCGACTCATCGCGCGGCATCTCGGGTTGGCGCCCCTCAAGCCGGCTAACACCGTGCGCGCGTCACCGCGAGATCGCGTCAGTGCCTCCGATGAAAGCCGCTGA
- a CDS encoding MarR family winged helix-turn-helix transcriptional regulator, with translation MKAADRGVYSRVRRKLSKYDMAIQKELLEEIDGRCNCLAARKASRYLTAAYDQALAPADLRATQFSILHKLAKDGPLTMGDVAAAMAMDRTTLSSNLKPLERDGLVDMVPGQDRRVKMVTITNEGVVRYRTALPFWQAVQQEFERQYGEKRAVALRNSLRNVLNTGFRPWSDGEVATSKD, from the coding sequence ATGAAAGCCGCTGATCGAGGCGTATATTCTCGAGTTCGACGAAAACTTAGCAAATACGACATGGCAATCCAAAAAGAACTGTTGGAAGAGATCGATGGGCGTTGCAATTGTCTTGCCGCACGCAAGGCGTCGAGGTATCTGACAGCGGCCTATGACCAGGCTCTCGCCCCAGCGGATCTGCGCGCCACGCAGTTCTCGATTCTCCACAAGCTCGCCAAAGATGGACCGCTCACGATGGGCGACGTGGCCGCCGCCATGGCGATGGATCGCACGACGCTTTCTTCGAACCTGAAACCGCTCGAGCGGGACGGGCTAGTCGACATGGTCCCTGGACAGGATCGCCGCGTGAAGATGGTCACGATCACAAACGAAGGCGTTGTGCGCTATCGCACGGCGCTTCCGTTCTGGCAAGCGGTCCAGCAAGAATTTGAACGCCAGTACGGCGAGAAGCGTGCAGTCGCGTTGCGCAACTCCTTGCGTAATGTGCTGAACACCGGATTCAGACCTTGGTCTGACGGCGAAGTCGCTACATCTAAAGACTAG
- a CDS encoding nuclear transport factor 2 family protein, producing the protein MKHPHIVEACRKAFTGFERNDKTDLIELLDDDVVFEFSDSLPYGGIYEGKQEFLAFWQHVYQKWESFTYDARAVLEADDYIIVPVITRAKALNGYLMENEHLFLFKIRDGRIVHGRLYADTARGRDILEDRAPKRYPKLIVG; encoded by the coding sequence ATGAAGCACCCCCATATTGTCGAGGCATGCCGGAAAGCGTTCACCGGATTCGAGCGCAACGACAAAACCGACCTCATTGAATTACTTGACGACGATGTCGTCTTCGAGTTCTCAGACTCATTGCCCTATGGCGGAATCTATGAGGGAAAACAGGAATTTCTTGCATTCTGGCAGCACGTTTATCAAAAGTGGGAATCCTTCACTTACGACGCCAGAGCGGTGCTTGAAGCGGACGATTACATCATCGTTCCTGTCATTACGCGGGCAAAAGCGCTCAACGGTTATTTGATGGAGAACGAACATCTGTTTTTGTTCAAGATCCGAGATGGCCGGATCGTTCACGGACGCCTCTACGCCGATACCGCGCGAGGACGCGATATTCTGGAAGACAGGGCGCCAAAGCGCTACCCGAAATTGATCGTCGGGTAA
- a CDS encoding GlxA family transcriptional regulator, translated as MPTVAFVMFDGFYSMALAAQPVFEFTNVELGESYYQTLNVSDGGGPVRASSGLTVLTEPIGDRIFDTVVFVGGNPAATEPPAGVLAYVRRSAATARRTASICTGAFVLAEAGLLDGRRATTHWHYAHDLRTRYPSVTVDDDRIFIVDGPVWTSAGMTAGIDLALALVEKDLGAKVARAVARNLVVYHWRSGGQSQHSALLELEPKSDRIQSALTYAKQKLAEPLSVEQLADVARLSPRQFSRAFRAETGQSPAKAVERLRLEAARLMLEESRHTIDHIAGVTGFSDPRRMREAFVRIFGQPPQAFRRNARVVTGGT; from the coding sequence TTGCCGACAGTCGCATTCGTGATGTTCGACGGCTTTTATTCGATGGCGCTCGCCGCGCAACCGGTGTTCGAGTTCACGAACGTGGAGCTCGGGGAATCGTACTATCAGACACTCAACGTTTCGGATGGGGGCGGACCGGTGCGAGCTTCTAGCGGTCTGACAGTCTTGACGGAGCCGATCGGCGATCGCATATTCGACACGGTCGTTTTTGTCGGAGGTAATCCGGCCGCTACTGAGCCGCCGGCAGGTGTACTTGCCTACGTGCGACGCAGCGCCGCGACGGCGCGACGTACCGCTTCGATATGCACGGGTGCGTTCGTGCTCGCGGAGGCCGGGTTGCTCGATGGGCGCCGCGCAACTACGCATTGGCACTATGCCCACGATTTGCGTACGCGCTATCCGTCAGTCACCGTGGACGACGATCGGATCTTTATTGTGGATGGGCCCGTCTGGACATCGGCCGGCATGACGGCGGGCATCGATCTTGCACTCGCGTTGGTGGAGAAAGATCTTGGCGCGAAGGTTGCGCGCGCGGTTGCGCGGAACCTCGTTGTCTATCATTGGCGCTCGGGCGGGCAATCGCAGCACTCGGCACTGCTTGAACTCGAGCCGAAATCGGACCGCATACAGTCCGCCCTAACATACGCGAAGCAGAAACTTGCGGAGCCGCTTTCGGTCGAGCAATTGGCTGACGTCGCGCGGTTGAGTCCGCGTCAGTTTAGCCGCGCGTTCCGCGCGGAAACTGGACAGTCGCCGGCAAAAGCCGTTGAGCGCCTACGGCTTGAAGCAGCGCGCCTGATGCTGGAGGAAAGCCGACACACGATCGACCATATCGCCGGTGTGACCGGGTTCTCCGATCCGCGGCGAATGCGCGAGGCGTTCGTGCGGATCTTCGGGCAACCGCCGCAAGCGTTTCGTCGCAACGCGAGGGTCGTTACAGGCGGGACCTGA
- a CDS encoding epoxide hydrolase: MFSASSTRPLSFRAFKAPVFGLALFTAAAFVGPVLAANAPDASASTGDTAIRPFHAHFTDAQLADLRKRIAATRWPDMETVNDRSQGAQRDKLKQLVQYWGTRYDWRKAEAKLNALPQYVTTIDGVDIHFIWVRSRNPDALPLLMTHGWPGSVFEELKVIGPLTDPVAYGGRAEDSFDLVLPSMPGYGFSGKPKETGWTPDHIARAWDELMRRLGYQHYVAQGGDWGAVIADKMAAQKPPGLLGIHVNMPATVPPDIAKALKAGDPPPAGLSDKEKAAYRSLDNLYTRGGGYASMMVTRPQTVGYALADSPVGQAAWMYDKFADWTYSGGDPERSLTKDEMLDDITLYWLTNTSTSAAQLYWENNANNFNAVDISIPAAVTVFPGEIYQAPRSWTERSYHKLIYFNEVNKGGHFAAWEQPQLFSEEIRAAFKTLR, from the coding sequence ATGTTTTCAGCATCATCGACACGACCACTTTCATTTCGCGCATTCAAGGCGCCTGTGTTCGGCCTGGCCCTTTTCACCGCAGCTGCTTTTGTCGGGCCCGTGCTCGCCGCCAACGCTCCGGACGCCTCCGCATCGACCGGCGACACGGCGATTCGCCCATTCCACGCCCATTTCACAGATGCCCAGCTTGCCGATCTGCGTAAGCGCATCGCGGCGACCCGCTGGCCCGACATGGAAACCGTGAACGACCGCTCGCAAGGCGCGCAACGCGACAAGCTCAAGCAACTGGTTCAGTACTGGGGCACGCGTTACGACTGGCGCAAGGCGGAGGCAAAACTCAATGCCTTACCGCAATACGTGACGACGATCGATGGAGTCGATATCCATTTCATCTGGGTGCGCTCGCGCAATCCGGACGCGCTGCCGCTTTTGATGACGCACGGCTGGCCGGGTTCGGTGTTCGAGGAACTGAAAGTGATCGGACCGCTCACCGATCCCGTGGCATACGGCGGCCGGGCGGAAGATTCGTTCGACCTCGTGTTGCCGTCGATGCCCGGCTACGGTTTCTCCGGCAAGCCCAAGGAAACGGGATGGACGCCGGACCACATCGCACGAGCGTGGGACGAACTGATGAGGCGACTCGGTTACCAGCACTATGTCGCGCAAGGCGGCGACTGGGGCGCGGTGATTGCCGACAAGATGGCAGCGCAGAAGCCGCCCGGCCTGCTGGGCATTCACGTGAATATGCCGGCGACCGTGCCGCCCGACATCGCGAAGGCGCTGAAAGCAGGCGATCCGCCGCCAGCAGGACTCTCCGACAAGGAAAAGGCCGCGTACAGGTCGCTCGACAATCTCTATACGCGCGGCGGCGGCTACGCCTCGATGATGGTCACCCGGCCGCAAACGGTGGGCTATGCACTGGCGGATTCACCCGTTGGGCAGGCCGCGTGGATGTACGACAAATTTGCCGATTGGACCTACAGCGGGGGCGATCCCGAACGCTCGCTCACAAAGGACGAGATGCTCGACGACATCACGCTGTACTGGCTGACCAACACTTCGACATCCGCCGCGCAACTCTACTGGGAAAACAATGCAAACAACTTCAACGCCGTCGACATCTCGATTCCCGCGGCGGTGACAGTGTTCCCCGGCGAGATTTACCAGGCGCCGCGTAGCTGGACCGAACGCAGCTATCACAAGCTGATCTACTTCAACGAAGTGAACAAGGGCGGGCACTTTGCGGCTTGGGAACAACCGCAACTCTTCTCGGAAGAGATCAGGGCTGCCTTCAAGACTTTGCGTTGA
- a CDS encoding alpha/beta fold hydrolase: protein MSNEINARRRRILGAAAVSAGAMELGLSGLARAQSGQSGGPALSRNPATSNGSFGAIKQIKAGVLNVGYAEAGPASGPVVILLHGWPYDIHSFVDVAPRLASAGYRVIIPHLRGYGTTRFLSSDTVRNGQQSVLAADTIALMDALTIPSATIGGFDWGARTANVVAALWPERCKALVSVSGYLIGSQAASKAPLSPKAELAWWYQFYFATERGRQGYEAKRHDFAKLIWQLASPKWDFDDATFDRSASAFQNPDHVAIVIDNYRWRLNLAHGEPQYDPLEARLAAAPVITVPTITLEGDANGAPHPEPESYAKKFVGKYLHRNIAGGVGHNLPQEAPKAFADAVIEVASY from the coding sequence GTGTCGAATGAGATCAACGCCCGTCGTCGACGCATTCTCGGCGCTGCAGCTGTCAGCGCAGGCGCAATGGAACTTGGGTTGAGCGGGCTGGCGCGTGCGCAGTCTGGTCAATCCGGCGGACCTGCTTTGAGCCGGAACCCGGCGACCTCGAATGGATCGTTTGGTGCAATCAAACAGATCAAGGCCGGCGTGCTAAACGTCGGTTATGCCGAAGCCGGACCAGCTAGCGGCCCCGTCGTGATCCTGCTCCATGGCTGGCCTTACGACATCCACAGCTTTGTCGATGTCGCGCCAAGGCTGGCGTCGGCGGGATATCGCGTGATCATTCCTCACCTGCGCGGCTATGGGACAACGCGGTTTCTATCCAGCGATACGGTCCGCAATGGCCAGCAATCGGTGCTCGCCGCCGACACCATCGCGCTGATGGATGCACTGACGATTCCGAGTGCGACTATCGGAGGTTTCGACTGGGGCGCGCGCACGGCCAACGTCGTCGCAGCGTTGTGGCCGGAGCGCTGCAAGGCATTGGTCTCGGTGAGCGGCTATCTGATCGGCAGCCAGGCGGCCAGCAAGGCGCCCCTGTCGCCGAAAGCGGAGCTCGCATGGTGGTATCAGTTCTATTTCGCGACGGAGCGCGGCAGGCAGGGCTATGAAGCGAAGCGCCATGACTTCGCGAAGCTTATCTGGCAACTTGCGTCACCCAAATGGGACTTCGACGATGCGACATTCGACCGATCCGCAAGCGCCTTCCAGAACCCCGATCACGTTGCGATCGTGATCGACAACTACCGCTGGCGGTTGAATCTCGCGCACGGAGAGCCGCAATACGACCCGCTGGAAGCGCGTCTCGCCGCCGCGCCGGTCATTACCGTGCCCACGATCACCCTCGAAGGCGACGCGAACGGCGCGCCCCATCCGGAACCTGAAAGCTATGCGAAGAAATTCGTCGGTAAATATCTGCACCGCAACATCGCGGGTGGGGTCGGTCACAATCTGCCGCAGGAAGCCCCCAAAGCCTTTGCGGACGCAGTGATCGAAGTTGCAAGCTATTAG
- a CDS encoding response regulator transcription factor — protein sequence MCESLQAIIHYAGLTAETYASARDFLRRPRATVPNCLVLDVQLPDIGGLELQSHIASQRKEMPIIFITGYGDVPMTVQAMKAGAIEFFTKPFDDEILLGAIRSAIERGRVALSDAARMKVLEGRYASLSRREREVMTLVVSGLLNKQVGIELGISEITVKAHRGQVMRKMSALTLADLINMAQKLQLGRAPGIALEIAA from the coding sequence GTGTGTGAATCGCTGCAAGCCATCATTCACTACGCTGGTTTAACGGCGGAAACGTATGCTTCCGCGCGGGACTTTCTCAGGCGCCCTCGGGCGACGGTTCCGAATTGCCTGGTGCTGGACGTCCAACTGCCGGATATTGGCGGTCTTGAGTTGCAGAGCCACATCGCATCCCAGCGCAAGGAAATGCCGATCATTTTCATCACAGGCTATGGGGACGTACCGATGACGGTGCAAGCCATGAAGGCTGGAGCGATTGAATTTTTCACCAAACCATTCGATGACGAGATCCTGCTCGGCGCCATCCGGTCGGCCATCGAGCGCGGCCGTGTGGCATTGAGCGACGCGGCGAGGATGAAGGTGCTGGAGGGTCGTTACGCCTCACTCAGTCGGCGCGAACGCGAGGTCATGACGCTGGTGGTGTCGGGCCTGCTGAATAAGCAGGTGGGCATTGAGTTGGGCATCAGCGAAATCACGGTGAAGGCGCACCGCGGACAGGTGATGCGAAAGATGAGCGCACTGACGCTCGCCGACCTGATAAACATGGCGCAGAAGCTTCAACTGGGCCGTGCGCCCGGTATAGCGCTGGAAATAGCTGCATGA